GTCTTAGTGTTTGGCAATTTGTGGTCTTTTTTCCACTTCATCCTTCGGTTCTGAAACCAAATTTTGATCTGGCGTTCGGAAAGACATAAAGTGTGGGCTATTTCAATACGACGTCGTCTTGTCAGATACCTGTTAAAATGGAATTCCTTTTCCAGTTCTAAAACCTGCTGCCTTGTATAGGCAGTTCGTGAACGTTTTGGTTCCCCTCCAGTGTAACTAGGATTCactgaaaaacaaaacaattcaAAAACCATTCAAATCTGAGCCTAAAGTTTGTCAGCCGCTTCCATTCAGCAGTCCTCACGCACATTGCATCCCTCTAACACTACCCCTGTTAAAAAGTCCAAATATCTATTATTACTAAGGATCACTTTAAAGTTCTTGGCGAAACGGAGATATAACATGTCCCTGTTACTTTCAGACTCGAGTTTTCACATGGAGTCAGCCACATGGCCAGCGGCCTATTTCCTCAGCAATAAAAATTTATGATGGGTGTAATTGCCGGTCTTTTTAAAAACCGCTCATAAATCCTCCTTTGAAGGAGTTATTTACGGTAGACCGATACCAATGGGTCACAAATATTTGCTAGGGGTGGCGATGgcggaggggtgggggtgggggggaactaAAAAGTGGACCTTACCCGTGTTAACGTGGATTTTCTTCATCCAAGGATAAACCACTGCTGGCTGTTTGGTTGCTGTGCCGTTTTGATTCTTTGTATTGTGTTGCTGCTGGCTGCAAGGCCGGGCTATGGACACTTGGAGCGGTGCAACGGGCTCCCCCTGTCCTGTGAGGTGGTTCTGAGGAGCGGGCTGTGCCTGCACATGACCCCTCTGCTGCACTGGAGAGCCCCGAGCGTTGCTGCAGCTGTACGACTGGCCGCTGTAGTTTGACCGTGGATAGACTCCTTGGTGCTGAAAATCAGTGTCCTGCGGCTGGCTGTAATACTCTGAGCAGTGGTCAGGTATGTAGTTATTTTGCGAGTATTCCTCGCAAGGAGGAAATTTGGGATCCACATATTTAGAGTTCATCAAATACGAACTCATGGTCATTAATTTCTGAAGGTGGAAAATACTAATTTTTCTCGAGTTGTCTTTTTTCCCGTTCCATAAAGCCCTCCTACTTGCTGTCAACTGAATAAAGTTAGTCACCCATGTGACTGTGAGAGCCAATGGTTGGGCTGGGCCCGATTCCCGGATAAGGAAACAGCTAATGACAAATTTTACAAACTTCGTCCAGAAAATCttgatttaaaaaataaaataaattctgcACCGCCTTTATTATTTT
The Hemitrygon akajei chromosome 5, sHemAka1.3, whole genome shotgun sequence DNA segment above includes these coding regions:
- the hoxd4a gene encoding homeobox protein Hox-D4a, which encodes MTMSSYLMNSKYVDPKFPPCEEYSQNNYIPDHCSEYYSQPQDTDFQHQGVYPRSNYSGQSYSCSNARGSPVQQRGHVQAQPAPQNHLTGQGEPVAPLQVSIARPCSQQQHNTKNQNGTATKQPAVVYPWMKKIHVNTVNPSYTGGEPKRSRTAYTRQQVLELEKEFHFNRYLTRRRRIEIAHTLCLSERQIKIWFQNRRMKWKKDHKLPNTKTRSSSSSSASSQQSQTISKDQQTDLTSL